The following proteins are encoded in a genomic region of Drosophila bipectinata strain 14024-0381.07 chromosome XL, DbipHiC1v2, whole genome shotgun sequence:
- the Tis11 gene encoding protein TIS11 produces the protein MSATIVQKSTAMVGNTLFECGDIFQTVASDRDHQQQQQQQPPVVEHVLDSTNSNMEQQQHPHRLHGPLTRTISQPAQRHQQLLQQQQQQQQQQQPVASLVTIIESLGSMNLHRKLERTQSEPLPQQPMNTSRYKTELCRPFEEAGECKYGEKCQFAHGFHELRNLQRHPKYKTEYCRTFHSVGFCPYGPRCHFVHNADEARAQQQAAQAASKSSSSQQQQSSQSQQSSTGGQQSFPSKGSQATNILNSSNAANNNNNNSNQFFLPLSPPLSMSTGSDRESPTGSLSLSPTNSLTNFPFHDALHQNGGYLGLMGQGGGGGGGGSSSGGAGNSSSASSTSSSSGLGLGLGMGMGGMGMSMGLSLGMVGGGPNTPPESPNVPISPVHTPPPYDLSGPTGKQLLQKSVSTPPQHHHQQVQPMQQEETPRLPVFNRLSSAVEAYQSNLGL, from the exons GTGGCGAGTGATCGCGatcatcagcaacagcaacagcagcagccgccaGTGGTGGAGCACGTCCTGGAcagcaccaacagcaacatggagcaacagcagcacccACACCGCCTGCACGGCCCCCTCACTCGCACCATTTCACAGCCGGCTCAGCGTCATCAGCAGCTCCttcaacagcagcaacaacaacaacaacagcaacaacctGTGGCATCCTTGGTGACCATTATCGAGAGCCTGGGCAGCATGAACCTGCACCGCAAACTGGAGAGGACACAGTCGGAGCCACTGCCCCAGCAGCCCATGAATACTTCCAG ATACAAGACAGAGCTGTGCCGGCCCTTCGAGGAGGCAGGTGAGTGCAAGTACGGGGAAAAGTGCCAGTTCGCCCATGGATTCCACGAGCTGCGCAACCTGCAGCGGCATCCCAAGTACAAGACCGAGTACTGCCGCACCTTCCACAGTGTCGGCTTCTGTCCGTATGGGCCGCGCTGCCATTTTGTTCACAATGCGGATGAGGCGCGCGCCCAGCAGCAGGCAGCCCAGGCGGCGTCCAAGTCCTCCTCcagtcagcagcagcagtcgtCCCAGTCGCAGCAGTCTTCCACGGGTGGCCAGCAGAGCTTCCCTAGCAAGGGCAGCCAGGCCACGAATATCCTGAACAGCAGCAACgccgccaacaacaacaacaacaacagtaatCAGTTCTTCTTGCCACTGAGCCCGCCGCTGTCGATGAGCACCGGCTCGGATCGGGAGTCGCCCACCGGATCGCTGTCGCTCAGTCCCACCAACTCGCTGACCAACTTTCCCTTCCACGATGCCCTGCATCAGAACGGCGGCTATCTGGGCCTGATGGGCCAGGGCGGTGgcggaggcggcggcggcagcagcagcggtggTGCCGGCAACAGTTCCTCGGCCTCATCCACATCGTCCTCGTCGGGACTGGGTCTGGGCctgggcatgggcatgggcgGCATGGGCATGAGCATGGGCCTCAGCCTGGGCATGGTGGGTGGTGGACCGAACACCCCGCCAGAGAGTCCCAATGTACCCATCTCCCCGGTGCACACACCGCCGCCCTACGACCTGAGCGGCCCCACCGGGAAGCAGTTGCTCCAGAAGAGCGTCAGCACGCCACCACAGCACCACCATCAGCAGGTGCAACCGATGCAGCAGGAGGAGACGCCACGGCTGCCGGTCTTCAATCGTCTGAGCTCCGCCGTGGAGGCCTATCAGTCCAACTTGGGTCTCTAA